A genomic region of Carassius carassius chromosome 13, fCarCar2.1, whole genome shotgun sequence contains the following coding sequences:
- the LOC132156410 gene encoding protein mono-ADP-ribosyltransferase PARP6-like isoform X7 yields the protein MEVKGQGWTDEESDGENEPEQFVYGIQGSCAADLYRHPQLDADIEAVKDIYTDSAVSIREYGTIDDVDIDLQINISFLDEEVATAWKVIRTEPIVLRLRFSLSQYLDGPEPSVEVFQPSAKEGFSLGLQLKKILSTFTSQQWKHLSNEFLKAQQEKRHSWFKAGGTIKKFRAGLSIFSPIPKSPSFPLIQDTVLKGKLNVPELRVPRLMNRSISCTMKNPKGELFSYPPNSQAGGHCKNIPTLEYGFLVQIMKYSEQRIPTLNEYCVVCDEQHVFQNGSMLKPAVCTRELCVFSFYTLGVMSGAAEEVATGAEVVDLLVAMCRAALESPRKSIIFEPYPSVVDPGDPKTLAFNPKKKNYERLQKALDSVMSIREMTQGSYLEIKKQMDKLDPLAHPLLQWIISSNRSHIVKLPLSRLKFMHTSHQFLLLSSPPAKEARFRTAKKLYGSTFAFHGSHIENWHSVLRNGLVNASYTKLQLHGAAYGKGIYLSPISSISFGYSGMGKGQHRMPTKDELVQRYNRMNTMPQSRPIHSRFLQSRNLNCIALCEVITSKDLQKHGNIWVCPVSDHVCTRFFFVYEDGQVGDANINTQEPKIQKEIMRVIGTQIYSS from the exons ATG GAAGTCAAAGGTCAGGGCTGGACGGATGAAGAATCAGATGGAGAGAATGAACCGGAGCAGTTTGTGTACGGGATTCAG GGGAGCTGCGCAGCTGACCTGTACCGTCACCCACAGCTGGACGCAGACATCGAGGCCGTAAAAGACATTTACACGGACAGCGCTGTGTCCATCAG AGAGTACGGCACCATCGATGACGTAGACATCGACCTGCAGATCAACATCAGCTTCTTGGAT GAGGAGGTGGCGACCGCGTGGAAGGTGATCCGAACCGAGCCCATCGTCTTACGCCTTCGTTTCTCTCTTTCACAGTACCTGGATGGACCAG AACCATCTGTGGAGGTGTTTCAGCCGTCCGCTAAAGAAGGCTTCAGTTTGGGTCTTCAGCTAAAGAA GATCCTCAGTACGTTCACGTCGCAGCAGTGGAAGCACCTCAGTAATGAGTTCCTCAAAGCCCAGCAGGAGAAGCGGCACAGCTGGTTCAAAGCCGGAGGAACCATCAAGAAATTCCGTGCAGGATTGAGCATCTTCTCCCCGATTCCCAA GTCTCCCAGTTTCCCCCTGATCCAGGACACGGTGTTGAAAGGCAAACTGAACGTGCCCGAGCTCAGAGTCCCCCGGCTCATGAACCGCTCCATCTCCTGTACCATGAAGAACCCCAAGGGGGAGCTGTTTAGTTATCCTCCGAACAGCCAG GCGGGCGGACACTGCAAGAACATCCCCACGCTGGAGTACGGCTTCCTCGTGCAG ATAATGAAATACTCTGAGCAGCGGATCCCTACTCTGAACGAATACTGCGTGGTGTGTGACGAGCAGCACGTCTTCCAGAACGGATCCATGCTGAAG CCCGCGGTTTGCACGAGAGAGCTGTGTGTGTTTTCCTTCTACACGCTGGGAGTGATGTCCGGAGCGGCCGAGGAGGTGGCCACCGGCGCTGAG GTGGTGGATCTGCTGGTGGCTATGTGTCGCGCCGCTCTCGAGTCGCCCCGTAAAAGCATCATCTTTGAGCCGTATCCGTCTGTGGTCGACCCAGGTGACCCCAAAACACTCGCATTCAACCCGAAG AAGAAGAATTATGAGCGTCTGCAGAAAGCTCTAGACAGTGTGATGTCTATTCGGGAAATGACACAG GGCTCATATCTGGAGATTAAGAAGCAGATGGATAAACTGGATCCTCTGGCTCATCCGTTATTGCAGTG gATTATATCCAGTAATCGCTCTCATATTGTAAAGTTGCCACTCAGTAGG CTGAAGTTCATGCACACGTCTCATCagtttctgctgctgagcagtcCACCAGCAAAAGAAGCTCGATTTCGCACCGCAAAGAAACTCTACGGCAGCACCTTCGCCTTCCA TGGCTCGCATATTGAGAACTGGCACTCAGTTCTGAGAAATGGACTGGTCAATGCATCTTATACTAAACTGCAG CTGCATGGAGCAGCGTACGGGAAGGGCATCTATCTGAGCCCCATTTCCAGTATTTCCTTTGGATACTCAG GAATGGGGAAGGGCCAGCATCGCATGCCCACTAAAGATGAGTTAGTCCAGCGATATAATCGAATGAACACCATGCCACAG AGTCGTCCCATACACTCGCGGTTCCTCCAGAGCAGGAACTTAAACTGCATCGCTCTCTGTGAAG TGATCACGTCTAAAGACCTGCAGAAGCATGGGAACATCTGGGTGTGTCCGGTGTCTGACCACGTCTGCACACGCTTCTTCTTCGT GTATGAGGACGGTCAGGTGGGAGATGCTAACATTAACACACAGGAGCCCAAGATCCAGAAGGAGATCATGCGTGTGATAGGCACCCAAATCTACTCCAGCTGA
- the LOC132156410 gene encoding protein mono-ADP-ribosyltransferase PARP6-like isoform X8: MEVKGQGWTDEESDGENEPEQFVYGIQGSCAADLYRHPQLDADIEAVKDIYTDSAVSIREYGTIDDVDIDLQINISFLDEEVATAWKVIRTEPIVLRLRFSLSQYLDGPEPSVEVFQPSAKEGFSLGLQLKKILSTFTSQQWKHLSNEFLKAQQEKRHSWFKAGGTIKKFRAGLSIFSPIPNVNSSAGCGLHLGSRSPSFPLIQDTVLKGKLNVPELRVPRLMNRSISCTMKNPKGELFSYPPNSQTVAVPAGRAPAQITTRQLIELFFSSQAGGHCKNIPTLEYGFLVQIMKYSEQRIPTLNEYCVVCDEQHVFQNGSMLKPAVCTRELCVFSFYTLGVMSGAAEEVATGAEVVDLLVAMCRAALESPRKSIIFEPYPSVVDPGDPKTLAFNPKKKNYERLQKALDSVMSIREMTQGSYLEIKKQMDKLDPLAHPLLQWIISSNRSHIVKLPLSRQLKFMHTSHQFLLLSSPPAKEARFRTAKKLYGSTFAFHGSHIENWHSVLRNGLVNASYTKLQV; this comes from the exons ATG GAAGTCAAAGGTCAGGGCTGGACGGATGAAGAATCAGATGGAGAGAATGAACCGGAGCAGTTTGTGTACGGGATTCAG GGGAGCTGCGCAGCTGACCTGTACCGTCACCCACAGCTGGACGCAGACATCGAGGCCGTAAAAGACATTTACACGGACAGCGCTGTGTCCATCAG AGAGTACGGCACCATCGATGACGTAGACATCGACCTGCAGATCAACATCAGCTTCTTGGAT GAGGAGGTGGCGACCGCGTGGAAGGTGATCCGAACCGAGCCCATCGTCTTACGCCTTCGTTTCTCTCTTTCACAGTACCTGGATGGACCAG AACCATCTGTGGAGGTGTTTCAGCCGTCCGCTAAAGAAGGCTTCAGTTTGGGTCTTCAGCTAAAGAA GATCCTCAGTACGTTCACGTCGCAGCAGTGGAAGCACCTCAGTAATGAGTTCCTCAAAGCCCAGCAGGAGAAGCGGCACAGCTGGTTCAAAGCCGGAGGAACCATCAAGAAATTCCGTGCAGGATTGAGCATCTTCTCCCCGATTCCCAA CGTGAACTCATCCGCTGGCTGTGGCCTCCATCTTGGCTCCAGGTCTCCCAGTTTCCCCCTGATCCAGGACACGGTGTTGAAAGGCAAACTGAACGTGCCCGAGCTCAGAGTCCCCCGGCTCATGAACCGCTCCATCTCCTGTACCATGAAGAACCCCAAGGGGGAGCTGTTTAGTTATCCTCCGAACAGCCAG ACTGTGGCTGTCCCGGCGGGCAGGGCCCCTGCGCAGATTACCACCCGCCAGCTGATTGAGTTGTTTTTCTCATCCCAGGCGGGCGGACACTGCAAGAACATCCCCACGCTGGAGTACGGCTTCCTCGTGCAG ATAATGAAATACTCTGAGCAGCGGATCCCTACTCTGAACGAATACTGCGTGGTGTGTGACGAGCAGCACGTCTTCCAGAACGGATCCATGCTGAAG CCCGCGGTTTGCACGAGAGAGCTGTGTGTGTTTTCCTTCTACACGCTGGGAGTGATGTCCGGAGCGGCCGAGGAGGTGGCCACCGGCGCTGAG GTGGTGGATCTGCTGGTGGCTATGTGTCGCGCCGCTCTCGAGTCGCCCCGTAAAAGCATCATCTTTGAGCCGTATCCGTCTGTGGTCGACCCAGGTGACCCCAAAACACTCGCATTCAACCCGAAG AAGAAGAATTATGAGCGTCTGCAGAAAGCTCTAGACAGTGTGATGTCTATTCGGGAAATGACACAG GGCTCATATCTGGAGATTAAGAAGCAGATGGATAAACTGGATCCTCTGGCTCATCCGTTATTGCAGTG gATTATATCCAGTAATCGCTCTCATATTGTAAAGTTGCCACTCAGTAGG CAGCTGAAGTTCATGCACACGTCTCATCagtttctgctgctgagcagtcCACCAGCAAAAGAAGCTCGATTTCGCACCGCAAAGAAACTCTACGGCAGCACCTTCGCCTTCCA TGGCTCGCATATTGAGAACTGGCACTCAGTTCTGAGAAATGGACTGGTCAATGCATCTTATACTAAACTGCAG GTATGA
- the LOC132156410 gene encoding protein mono-ADP-ribosyltransferase PARP6-like isoform X1 encodes MEVKGQGWTDEESDGENEPEQFVYGIQGSCAADLYRHPQLDADIEAVKDIYTDSAVSIREYGTIDDVDIDLQINISFLDEEVATAWKVIRTEPIVLRLRFSLSQYLDGPEPSVEVFQPSAKEGFSLGLQLKKILSTFTSQQWKHLSNEFLKAQQEKRHSWFKAGGTIKKFRAGLSIFSPIPNVNSSAGCGLHLGSRSPSFPLIQDTVLKGKLNVPELRVPRLMNRSISCTMKNPKGELFSYPPNSQTVAVPAGRAPAQITTRQLIELFFSSQAGGHCKNIPTLEYGFLVQIMKYSEQRIPTLNEYCVVCDEQHVFQNGSMLKPAVCTRELCVFSFYTLGVMSGAAEEVATGAEVVDLLVAMCRAALESPRKSIIFEPYPSVVDPGDPKTLAFNPKKKNYERLQKALDSVMSIREMTQGSYLEIKKQMDKLDPLAHPLLQWIISSNRSHIVKLPLSRQLKFMHTSHQFLLLSSPPAKEARFRTAKKLYGSTFAFHGSHIENWHSVLRNGLVNASYTKLQLHGAAYGKGIYLSPISSISFGYSGMGKGQHRMPTKDELVQRYNRMNTMPQSRPIHSRFLQSRNLNCIALCEVITSKDLQKHGNIWVCPVSDHVCTRFFFVYEDGQVGDANINTQEPKIQKEIMRVIGTQIYSS; translated from the exons ATG GAAGTCAAAGGTCAGGGCTGGACGGATGAAGAATCAGATGGAGAGAATGAACCGGAGCAGTTTGTGTACGGGATTCAG GGGAGCTGCGCAGCTGACCTGTACCGTCACCCACAGCTGGACGCAGACATCGAGGCCGTAAAAGACATTTACACGGACAGCGCTGTGTCCATCAG AGAGTACGGCACCATCGATGACGTAGACATCGACCTGCAGATCAACATCAGCTTCTTGGAT GAGGAGGTGGCGACCGCGTGGAAGGTGATCCGAACCGAGCCCATCGTCTTACGCCTTCGTTTCTCTCTTTCACAGTACCTGGATGGACCAG AACCATCTGTGGAGGTGTTTCAGCCGTCCGCTAAAGAAGGCTTCAGTTTGGGTCTTCAGCTAAAGAA GATCCTCAGTACGTTCACGTCGCAGCAGTGGAAGCACCTCAGTAATGAGTTCCTCAAAGCCCAGCAGGAGAAGCGGCACAGCTGGTTCAAAGCCGGAGGAACCATCAAGAAATTCCGTGCAGGATTGAGCATCTTCTCCCCGATTCCCAA CGTGAACTCATCCGCTGGCTGTGGCCTCCATCTTGGCTCCAGGTCTCCCAGTTTCCCCCTGATCCAGGACACGGTGTTGAAAGGCAAACTGAACGTGCCCGAGCTCAGAGTCCCCCGGCTCATGAACCGCTCCATCTCCTGTACCATGAAGAACCCCAAGGGGGAGCTGTTTAGTTATCCTCCGAACAGCCAG ACTGTGGCTGTCCCGGCGGGCAGGGCCCCTGCGCAGATTACCACCCGCCAGCTGATTGAGTTGTTTTTCTCATCCCAGGCGGGCGGACACTGCAAGAACATCCCCACGCTGGAGTACGGCTTCCTCGTGCAG ATAATGAAATACTCTGAGCAGCGGATCCCTACTCTGAACGAATACTGCGTGGTGTGTGACGAGCAGCACGTCTTCCAGAACGGATCCATGCTGAAG CCCGCGGTTTGCACGAGAGAGCTGTGTGTGTTTTCCTTCTACACGCTGGGAGTGATGTCCGGAGCGGCCGAGGAGGTGGCCACCGGCGCTGAG GTGGTGGATCTGCTGGTGGCTATGTGTCGCGCCGCTCTCGAGTCGCCCCGTAAAAGCATCATCTTTGAGCCGTATCCGTCTGTGGTCGACCCAGGTGACCCCAAAACACTCGCATTCAACCCGAAG AAGAAGAATTATGAGCGTCTGCAGAAAGCTCTAGACAGTGTGATGTCTATTCGGGAAATGACACAG GGCTCATATCTGGAGATTAAGAAGCAGATGGATAAACTGGATCCTCTGGCTCATCCGTTATTGCAGTG gATTATATCCAGTAATCGCTCTCATATTGTAAAGTTGCCACTCAGTAGG CAGCTGAAGTTCATGCACACGTCTCATCagtttctgctgctgagcagtcCACCAGCAAAAGAAGCTCGATTTCGCACCGCAAAGAAACTCTACGGCAGCACCTTCGCCTTCCA TGGCTCGCATATTGAGAACTGGCACTCAGTTCTGAGAAATGGACTGGTCAATGCATCTTATACTAAACTGCAG CTGCATGGAGCAGCGTACGGGAAGGGCATCTATCTGAGCCCCATTTCCAGTATTTCCTTTGGATACTCAG GAATGGGGAAGGGCCAGCATCGCATGCCCACTAAAGATGAGTTAGTCCAGCGATATAATCGAATGAACACCATGCCACAG AGTCGTCCCATACACTCGCGGTTCCTCCAGAGCAGGAACTTAAACTGCATCGCTCTCTGTGAAG TGATCACGTCTAAAGACCTGCAGAAGCATGGGAACATCTGGGTGTGTCCGGTGTCTGACCACGTCTGCACACGCTTCTTCTTCGT GTATGAGGACGGTCAGGTGGGAGATGCTAACATTAACACACAGGAGCCCAAGATCCAGAAGGAGATCATGCGTGTGATAGGCACCCAAATCTACTCCAGCTGA